In Zingiber officinale cultivar Zhangliang chromosome 1A, Zo_v1.1, whole genome shotgun sequence, a genomic segment contains:
- the LOC122038808 gene encoding probable glutathione S-transferase DHAR2, chloroplastic, which yields MATLSPAAFFSRSSSLFSSSAAAALIHSSVSLKSNPTSSRRLARVMSVRASISPDSPLEVCAKASVTVPNRLGDCPFTQRVLLTLEEKHLPYDIKLVDFAKKPDWFLQVSPEGKVPVIKLDDKWVADSDIIAKSLEEKYPVPSLETPPEKASAGLKIFSTFIGFLKSKDPTDGTEQALLDELTSFNEYLKENGPFVNGDNISAADLSLGPKLFHMEIALGHYKNWSVPESLNYVTTYMKLIFSKDSFVKTRALPEDVIAGWRPKVFV from the exons ATGGCAACCCTCTCTCCCGCGGCCTTCTTCTCCCGCTCTTCTTCCCTATTCTCTTCCTCCGCTGCCGCGGCTCTCATCCACTCCTCTGTCTCCTTAAAGTCGAACCCAACCTCCTCACGGCGCCTCGCCCGTGTTATGTCTGTCCGCGCCTCAATCTCGCCGGATTCGCCACTTGAGGTCTGCGCAAAGGCATCCGTCACCGTGCCCAATCGGCTCGGCGATT GTCCTTTCACGCAAAGGGTACTTTTGACCCTCGAAGAGAAGCATCTGCCTTATGATATAAAGTTGGTAGACTTCGCAAAGAAGCCAGATTG GTTTTTACAAGTAAGCCCGGAAGGAAAAGTTCCTGTCATAAAGCTTGATGATAAGTGGGTTGCTGATTCAGACATTATCGCAAAGTCATTGGAAGAGAAGTATCCTGTTCCATCCCTTGAGACTCCTCCAGAGAAGGCATCAGC TGGTTTAAAGATCTTCTCAACCTTTATTGGTTTCTTAAAAAGCAAAGATCCTACTGATGGCACAGAGCAGGCCTTGCTTGATGAGCTGACTTCTTTTAATGAGTATTTAAAGGAAAAT GGTCCATTTGTGAATGGTGACAATATATCTGCTGCTGATCTGTCACTTGGGCCTAAGCTTTTTCACATGGAAATTGCTCTCGGTCACTACAAGAATTGGTCAGTTCCAGAATCACTCAACTATGTCACTACATACATGAAG TTAATTTTCTCCAAGGATTCTTTCGTGAAGACTAGAGCACTTCCAGAGGACGTGATTGCTGGATGGCGTCCCAAAGTATTCGTTTAA
- the LOC122038807 gene encoding aspartic proteinase nepenthesin-1-like, translated as MGMGAVQVFFLLQLWALIDMARCSSLSGLRVELTHVDSNGNFSKFELLQRAALRSSHRVARLTSADGGSGAVVKATDAGSGQVQASVHAGSGEFLMDLAIGTPSLAYSAILDTGSDLIWTQCKPCVRCFLQPSAVFDPSISSTYKKLPCTGELCHALPTSRCAAAFDCKYLYTYGDSSSTQGVLASETFELGSDAKPTAVPGVAFGCGDTNVGNGFSQGAGIVGLGRGPLSLISQLGLGKFSYCLTSLDQSKKSPLLFGSLADLSASEGTVAVQSIPLLKNPQQPSFYYLPLKGITVGGTRLQIPSSAFALQQDGTGGVIIDSGTSITYLEAAAYRQVKRAFLNQVQLRAADGSDVGLDVCFSLPAGASSVTVPKLTFNFDGADLDLPAENYLIADSSTGLLCLTIMGSRGLSIIGNFQQQNLHILYDLKQEILSFVPTQCDKL; from the exons ATGGGAATGGGAGCGGTCCAGGTGTTCTTCTTACTTCAGTTATGGGCGTTAATTGACATGGCTCGTTGTTCGTCGCTGAGCGGCCTCCGAGTGGAGCTCACTCACGTCGACTCCAATGGGAATTTCTCCAAGTTCGAGCTTCTACAACGAGCCGCGCTCCGCAGCAGTCACCGGGTCGCGAGGTTGACCTCCGCCGACGGCGGCAGCGGCGCGGTGGTGAAAGCCACCGATGCCGGAAGTGGCCAAGTCCAGGCGTCTGTCCACGCCGGCAGCGGCGAGTTCCTCATGGACCTCGCCATCGGCACGCCCAGCCTCGCCTACTCCGCCATCCTCGACACCGGCAGCGACCTCATTTGGACGCAGTGCAAGCCCTGCGTAAGGTGCTTCTTGCAGCCCTCCGCTGTCTTTGACCCCTCGATCTCCTCCACCTACAAGAAGCTCCCCTGCACCGGCGAACTCTGTCACGCCCTGCCCACCTCCCGCTGCGCCGCCGCCTTCGACTGCAAGTACCTGTACACCTATGGCGACTCCTCGTCGACGCAAGGCGTGCTCGCCAGCGAGACGTTTGAGTTAGGAAGCGACGCGAAGCCGACGGCAGTGCCCGGCGTCGCCTTCGGATGCGGCGACACCAATGTGGGGAACGGCTTCTCGCAG GGCGCCGGCATCGTGGGGCTCGGCCGCGGGCCGCTCTCGTTGATATCTCAGCtgggattgggcaagttctcctatTGCCTCACCTCCTTGGACCAATCCAAGAAGAGTCCTCTGTTATTTGGCTCCCTAGCTGATCTCAGCGCCAGCGAAGGGACGGTGGCCGTGCAATCGATCCCGTTGCTGAAGAACCCGCAACAGCCGTCCTTCTACTACCTCCCCCTCAAAGGCATTACCGTCGGCGGGACTCGCCTCCAGATCCCGAGCTCCGCCTTCGCACTCCAGCAAGACGGGACCGGCGGCGTGATCATCGACTCCGGCACCTCCATCACTTACTTAGAAGCGGCGGCGTACCGGCAGGTGAAAAGGGCCTTCCTGAACCAGGTGCAGCTGCGGGCGGCCGACGGCTCCGACGTGGGACTCGACGTCTGTTTCTCGCTGCCAGCGGGGGCGTCGTCGGTGACCGTGCCGAAGCTGACGTTCAATTTCGACGGCGCGGATCTGGATTTGCCGGCGGAGAACTACCTGATCGCGGACTCCAGCACGGGGTTGCTGTGCTTGACCATCATGGGATCGAGGGGCTTGTCGATCATCGGCAACTTCCAGCAACAGAACCTGCACATTCTCTACGATTTGAAGCAGGAGATCCTCTCATTCGTCCCTACGCAGTGTGATAAGCTCTGA
- the LOC122038806 gene encoding aluminum-activated malate transporter 4-like, whose translation MEPNRLPPPPKLGSFHYTFEQRSKERLLSSTLFPNLDDELFNPPRGCFRRLSDGAAAAWKGLQGLALKGWEFGRSDPRKVVFAAKMGLALTIVAMLIFFQVPFRDLSKHSVWAILTVVVIFEFSIGATLSKGFNRGLGTLLAGGLSLGAAEISTVTGNWEEVIIIIFIFVAGFLASYIKLFPKMAPYEYGFRVFLLTFCFILVSGYKTREFVETAVSRFFLIALGAGVGLGVNICIYPIWAGEDLHNLVAKNFIGVAKSLEGCVNGYLQCVEYDRIPSKILTYQAYDDPMYSGYRSAVQSTSQEDSLLAFAGWEPPHGLYKKWRYPWSSYVRVSGALRHCAFMIMALHGCVLSEIQAPPESRQIFRNELKRVGIEGSKVLRELGDLFKKMRRLRKPNFLFEVHEAAEVLQKKIDQKSYLLVNSESWDAVELPDGMKWMLNRPNTEGENKSELAHDYRPPPLSASYGAHNSITSDMGSVHKMDSLLKRQMQWPSRQSFLTEAVPGPQESRTYESASALSLATFASLLIEFVARLQNLVDAYEELCEKANFKEPVDEPASETAGHRLWTRVKEQFYKTKELV comes from the exons ATGGAACCGAATCGTCTGCCTCCCCCTCCCAAGCTCGGATCCTTCCATTACACCTTCGAGCAGCGGAGCAAGGAGCGCCTCCTCTCTTCCACCCTCTTCCCCAACCTCGACGATGAGCTCTTCAACCCGCCGCGCGGTTGCTTCCGGCGCCTCTCCGACGGGGCCGCCGCCGCCTGGAAAGGCCTCCAAGGCCTCGCCCTCAAGGGCTGGGAGTTCGGCCGATCCGATCCGCGCAAGGTGGTGTTCGCCGCCAAGATGGGCCTCGCCCTCACCATCGTCGCGATGCTTATTTTCTTCCAGGTGCCATTCCGCGACCTCTCCAAGCACTCCGTCTGGGCGATCCTCACCGTCGTCGTCATCTTCGAGTTCAGCATAG GTGCAACACTAAGCAAGGGTTTTAATCGGGGTTTAGGAACGTTGCTTGCTGGAGGCCTTTCTCTAGGGGCTGCAGAAATATCAACAGTCACTGGAAATTGGGAAGAAGTGATTATCATCATTTTTATCTTTGTTGCCG gttttcttgcatccTACATAAAGCTATTCCCCAAAATGGCACCATATGAATATGGATTTCGAGTTTTTTTACTCACGTTTTGTTTCATTCTAGTGTCTGGATACAAAACACGGGAATTTGTTGAGACTGCTGTGAGTCGGTTTTTTCTGATTGCACTTGGTGCTGGTGTTGGTTTGGGGGTAAATATTTGCATTTATCCAATCTGGGCAGGAGAGGACCTACATAACCTAGTAGCAAAGAACTTCATAGGCGTGGCTAAGTCTTTGGAAG GCTGTGTCAATGGGTATCTTCAGTGTGTTGAATATGACAGAATTCCTTCCAAAATCCTTACTTACCAAGCTTATGATGATCCTATGTACAGTGGGTACAGGTCTGCTGTTCAATCAACGAGTCAAGAGGATTCTCTT TTAGCTTTTGCTGGCTGGGAGCCCCCACATGGTCTTTATAAGAAGTGGCGGTATCCTTGGAGCTCCTATGTTAGAGTTAGTGGTGCACTCAGGCATTGTGCCTTTATGATTATGGCCCTGCATGGTTGTGTACTTTCAGAGATTCAG GCTCCACCTGAAAGCAGACAAATCTTTAGGAACGAGCTGAAGCGAGTTGGCATAGAGGGTTCTAAAGTATTGCGTGAGCTTGGAGATCTATTCAAGAAAATGAGAAGACTAAGAAAACCAAATTTTCTTTTTGAAGTCCATGAGGCAGCTGAGGTGTTGCAGAAGAAGATAGACCAGAAATCTTATCTTCTAGTGAATTCAGAAAGCTGGGACGCCGTGGAGCTCCCCGATGGAATGAAATGGATGTTAAACAGACCCAACACAGAAGGTGAGAACAAATCAGAACTAGCCCATGATTATCGACCGCCGCCACTGTCAGCCAGTTATGGTGCCCACAACTCTATCACTAGTGACATGGGTTCTGTGCACAAGATGGACTCTTTGCTGAAGAGGCAGATGCAATGGCCCTCGAGGCAATCATTTCTCACAGAAGCCGTGCCAGGTCCGCAAGAATCAAGAACCTATGAAAGTGCTAGTGCACTGTCATTGGCAACCTTTGCGTCTCTACTTATTGAATTTGTTGCGAGGCTTCAGAATTTGGTGGATGCCTACGAGGAGCTATGTGAAAAAGCTAATTTCAAAGAACCTGTAGATGAACCAGCATCAGAGACCGCTGGCCATAGGCTATGGACAAGAGTTAAGGAGCAATTTTACAAGACAAAGGAATTAGTTTAG
- the LOC122038805 gene encoding cell number regulator 2-like has translation MYPSKQEPTYGAPPAANAYYGAPPPSTGLPVTVPPGGFQLQAHLPTIGPWSTGLCDCGDDTRNCCITCLCPCITFGQVAEIIDKGSTSCGASGALYVLILCVTGCSCLYSCFYRTKLRAQYGLREEPCNDCLVHCCCEYCSLCQMYRELTRRGFNMDIGWHANMERQGHMATMPPPPQSMSR, from the exons ATGTACCCCTCCAAGCAGGAGCCCACCTACGGTGCCCCGCCGGCCGCCAACGCCTACTACGGCGCGCCACCACCGTCCACCGGCCTCCCGGTGACTGTGCCGCCGGGCGGTTTCCAACTCCAAGCTCATCTTCCGACGATCGGCCCCTGGTCCACCGGCCTCTGCGACTGCGGCGACGATACCAGAAACT GCTGCATCACCTGCCTCTGCCCCTGCATCACCTTCGGCCAGGTCGCCGAGATCATCGACAAAGGATCCACTT CGTGCGGGGCGAGCGGGGCGCTGTACGTGCTGATACTCTGCGTGACCGGCTGCTCCTGCTTGTACTCCTGCTTCTACCGCACCAAGCTGCGGGCTCAGTACGGGCTGCGCGAGGAGCCCTGCAACGACTGCCTCGTCCACTGCTGCTGCGAGTACTGCTCCCTCTGCCAGATGTACCGCGAGCTCACCCGCCGCGGCTTCAACATGGACATAG GATGGCACGCGAACATGGAAAGGCAGGGCCATATGGCGACGATGCCGCCGCCACCCCAGTCCATGAGCCGCTGA